From the Mesorhizobium sp. WSM2240 genome, the window GTGACGTCGACATTGCGCACACCGACCATTGATTTCAGATGAAATTCGGCGATGAAGCCGCTGCCCACGAAGCCGACGCGCAGTCGTTCTTTCGGCAAACCGGTCATTTTGTCGTCCCTTTCGTCTATGTCACTGCCGCGCCGGGGCCGTAGTGCCGCGAACGCGCAGCGTCGTCGGCATCACCAGCGGCGTCTGCGGCGCTCTTTCACCCGAAAACATGCCGAGCAACATAATCATTGCCGCGCGGCCGATATCGGCGCGCGGCTGATTCACGGTGGTAAGCGGCGGATAAAAGGCTTCGCTGAGGTAGAGGTCGTCGAAGCCGACGACCGACACGTCGCCAGGCACGTCGCGGCCGAGCCGCCGCAACTCATGGATCGCGCCGAAAGCCATCTCGTCATTGGCGACGAAAATCGCGGTTGGCGGTTCGGGCAGCGCAAAGAGCGCGCGGCACGCGTCCTGCCCGGTATGGAGCAGGTAGTCGCCGCGCGGTTCGTATCCGGCCGGAATTGTGAGCCCGGCCTCGGCCATCGCCTCGCGGTAACCGTCGCGCCGGCGCAGGCTCATGATCTCCGGCACGGGTCCGGAAATATGCGCGATGCGCCGGTGGCCAAGTCCGATCAGATGACGCACCGCCTCGCGCGCCGCGGCGACATTGTCGATCTGGACATGCGGAAAGCTGGTGTTCTCGATCACCTCAAGTGCGATGACCACCGGGAGATTGGACGGGAAATCGTCGAGGTAGCCTGGTTTCGACGGTAGCTTTCCGGTCATCAGGATCATGCCGTCGGCATGCCCGTCGCGCAGCATGTCGAAATATTCCGTCTCGCGGTCCGGATCGTTCTCCGTGTTGCCCATCAGCACCGAATATCCGGCTGCCCGCGCGGTCGCCTCCACGCCCTTCAAAATGTCGAGATAGAAGGGGTTACCGACATCGCGGACGACCAGCAGCACGGCCATCGACCGCTGCGTCCTCAGATTGCGGGCGTTGACATTGGGCCGGTAGTGGAGCGCGCGCGCCGCCTCCAATATGCGCGACAGCGTCGGTTCGGCCACAAGGCCGGTTCCGGTCAAGGCGCGCGAGACGGTTGCCGGCGACACGCCGAGCTTCTCTGCAATATCCCTGATTTTCGGCCGAGGGTTCATGCGCGCATGGCCCGTCCGCGGCCGTAGAAAAGCATCAGCAAGAGCAGCGTCGCGCCGAACACCATCTGACGGCCGGATTCGTCGATGTTCACCGTGGTGAGGATGCTCTGCAGGATGACGAGCAGCACCGCACCCGCCATGGTGCCGGTGTAGCCGCCTTTGCCGCCGGAAAGCGGCGTTCCACCGAACACGACCGCGATGATCGAGGGCAGCATGTACTGATCGCCGACATTGGCGAAGGAGGAGCCGGAATAGCCGAGCAGACAGACGCCGGCGATCGCGGCGAAAACGCCCGACAGCATGAACAGTGCAATGCGCACGCGCTTGACCGGGACGCCTGCCATATAGGCGGCCTGTTCATTGGAGCCGATTGCGTAGATGCGGTGGCCGAAGACAGTGCGCGTCAGCATCAGCGCCATCAGCACGCCGATCAGAATCCAAAGCCAGATGATGCCGGGCAGGCCAAGCAGAAAGGGCTGCGAAAAGAAGCTCGACAGGCCGGGCGCAGCGCGACCCGAAGGGATGCCCTGGCGGATGACGACCAGCAGCCCCTGAAGCACGCCGAGCATGCCGAGCGTCATGACCAGCGGCGGGATGCGCAGAAGCGTGACGCCGAGCCCGTTGAAAAGGCCAAACAGGGCGCCGGCAGCGACGCATGCGAGCAACGCCAGCGGAACGCCGGCATCGCTGCCGTTCATCAGATTGCCGGCGATGAGCGCCGACAGAGAGACGACGCCGCCGACCGAAAGGTCGATGCCTTCCCGACCGCCAAGGATGACCAGGTTCTGGCCGGCCGCGACGATGCCGAGAAGCGAAGCGACGATCAGCAGCCGCAGAATCTGCTGGCCGGACGCGAAGCCTGGCGAAAGCGCCTCTCCGACGAACAGCAGGACCACGATCAGGAGCAACGCTATGACCAGCGGGTTCTTTGCGACCTCCACGACGCGCGACGCTGCCGAAGGACGGGTGACCTGCGATGCGACGCTCATGCCCGCGCCCTCCGCCCAACCATAATGCCGGCCATCAGGGCAATTAGGATCGCCAAACCCTGAACCAGGTTCTGCCATTCCGACGGCGTGCCGACGAAGAAGACCAGCGAGTTGATGAGACCGATGATTAGCGCGCCGAGGACCGATCCCGCCACCGAGCCGACGCCGCCCGAAAGCGCGCTACCGCCGAGCACGACGGCCGCCACCGAGAACAAGGTCATCTTGCCGCCGACGAGTGGATCGCCGCTTGCCGTATCGCCGGTGATGCAGAAGGCGGCAAGCGCCGCAAACAGACCGCAGAGCGCATAGCCCTTCATGCGGATGGCGGTCACCGGCAGACCGGTCTGGAACGCGGCCTGGCTGTCGTCGCCGACGGCGAGCAGCTGCGTGGCGAGCCGGGTGCGGGCGAGCACATAGAGCAGGAGCGCCAGCGCCACGACCGCATAAAGCACGAAGGGGATTTCGAAGAAGCGGCCGCCATAGGTGCGCCAGAATGCTGCGGGAGCAGGCGTTCCCGCGACCGGCAGGATGTAAAGCGCAAGGCCGGTGAAGAAGATTGAGGTGGCGAAGGTGGCGACGATTGCCTGCAGCCTGAGCCCGGCAACGACGATGCCGTTGACAATGCCGCAGGCGAGGCCGACGGCAAGCCCCACTCCGAGCGCGGCAATCACCGAAAATCCACTACCGCCCCACTGTTCCATCAATACGACGACAACAACATTGACCAGCGACACGATCGCCCCCGCCGATAGGTCGAGGTCGCCGGCGAAAACCACATAGGTCTGGGCTACTGCGAGCATCATAAGCGCTAGGTAGGTTTTTATCAGGCCCGTCATGCCGACGAAGCTCAAGCTCCGGGGCTGGTACAGTCCGTTGAGTGCGAGCAGCGCCACAAGGATGAGCAGCGCCGGCAGGAACGGAAAACGTTCGAACAGGCGTTTTATGCTGCCCGATGTTGTAATTGGTGAGGATGCGGCTGACGTCATCATGCGGCCTCGTATGCGGCCTCGTAAAGATTGTAGCGCGTCCGCTCGGCGCCGGTGAGTTCGCGTGTCACCGAGCCACCATTGAAGACGAGGATGCGATCGGCATTGTTCAGGAGTTCGGCGTCCTCCGAGGAATAGAGCACGATACCGAGGCCCTCTTCCGCGAGCTTGCGGATCAGTGCAAACAGATCGGCCTTGGCCGACAGGTCAATGCCCTTGGTCGGGTCGTCGAGCAGCAGCACGTCCGGCCTGTCGATCAACCAGCGTGCGATCACCACCTTCTGCTGGTTGCCGCCCGAAAGCGAATTGATCGGCTGGCCGAGCCCGGCGAATTTGGTGTGCAGCGCTTCGAGTGCGGTCATCGACTTGTCGCGAAGCGACGAGGGCAGGGCGAGCAGCAGGCGATCCCGCAAATGGTGGACCGGCGTCAAATTCTCGATAATAGGCCGGCCGTGGATGACGCCGTCGCGGTTGCGATCGCCCGAGACATAGGCGCAGCCGTGCCGGATCGTGTCGCGCGGGCTCCCCGGCTGTAGCGGCTTGCCGTTCAGCACAATCTCGCCGGCCGCTATCGGCGCCGCGCCGAAGATAGCGCGAAGGACCGCCGATTGCCCCTGTCCGTGCAGGCCGCCGAAGCCAAGTATCTCGCCTTTGGCAAGATCGAAGCCGACATTGCCGAAGCCTGGGCCGGCAAGACCTTTGATGGCCAAAACCGTACCTTTGCCGGCGGTGTGGGCTGCAGGCGGCGCGCCTGTCGGCGGAGCAAGTTCGTTCTGCCCGCCCACCATCATGTGGATGACCGAGGAGGGTTTGGTGTCGGCGATGCGTTCAATGCCGACCGTCTCGCCGTCGCGAATGACAGTGACGCGGTCGCCGATCGCGAAAATCTCGTCCATGCGATGCGAGATGAAGACTATGCTGCGGCCTCCCGATTTGAGCTGGCGCAGGATCTCGAAGAACCGGTCGACCTGGGCGCGGTCCAACGCCGAGGTAGGCTCGTCGAAGATGAGAACTGGGGCTTCGGTGGCCAGCGCCTTCATGATCTCGACCAGTTGGCGCTGGTCGGCGCGCAGGCTTTCGACGGTCGCCTCGGCGGAGAAGCCATCGCCCGCCACATTATCGAATAGCGCGATGTAACGCGCCGCCCTTTCGGCGAGAGCCGGCCGGTCGACGAAGACGCCGGCCCTCATCGGCAAGTCGGACAGGCAGATATTCTCGGCCACCGAGCGGTGTCCAGCAAGGCTGAGCTCCTGATAGAAGATGCCGATGCCGAGCGCCCGCGCGGCCTGCGGGCCGGACAGCATCACCGGCTTGCCGTCGAGCAGAACCTCGCCGCCGTCGGGACGCACGCTGCCGGCCACGATCTTGCAGAGCGTGCTTTTGCCCGACCCGTTGGATCCGATCAGCACGTGCACCTCGCCGCTTTCGATTTCGAGGTCGCCGCGGCGGAGCGCCTGCGTTGCGCCGTAAGCCTTGCTTACGCCGGTCAATTTGAGCTTGGGCATCAAAGCCTCCCGTTTCCAGGCGGTCCGGAAGCACGCGTGCCGCCCTGCGCTCCCGGCTCTGGGAGGAACCTTAGTTGAAAAGCGCCTCGGCTTCCTCGATCGAAAGCTGGTCGGTGTAGGAATAGTAGCCGGGCTTGCCCTCAAGCTGTTTCGCCGCCTCAGCGAGATTGCTGGAATCGATGAACGGGATCTGAAGGTACATGGCATTGCCGTACTGGCCAGCCGTCGCGGGCTCCTTCAGTTCCTTGCCCTGCAACATGAGGACCGCGACATTGAGTGCGCTCGCCATCACGCCGGGAGGATTGACCGAAGCGCCGGAGTTCAGCTTTTCTTGGGTCCAGAGGTCGATGAAGTCCTTGCGGATTTCGCCGGTGGCGGCGATATCGCCACTCTTGCCGGCGTCTATGATCGACTTCCAGGCACCCGCGGCCATGCCGTCCTGCACCCAGACGCCGTTGATTTCGGGATAGGTGGCGAGCAGGTTCTGCATGGCCTGCTGGCCCTGCGCCTGATCCCAGTTCGCATTCACCTCGTTGACAATCTTGATGTCCGGATACTGGCCGAAAACTTCCTTATAGCCGGCGACGCGCATCTCGTTTGCTGGATGGCCGGCGACGCCGTTGATTGCCACGACATTCCCCTTGCCGCCCAGCGTTTCGGCCAGCCACTTTGCGCCCGCCGCCCCCCAGGCCTTCTGGTCGATGCCGACATAGATCGCGTCAGGCGACGAGACTTCTGCGTCGGTCGAGATCACCAGAATACCGGCTTCCTTGGCCTGCGCGAACACCGGATCGAAGGCCGTCGGGCTGTTCGGGTTGACGATGATCGCGTTCACGCCCTCTGCGATGAAGTTGCGGATATGGGCGATCTGGCCGGGCACGTCGACATTGGCGCTTTGCACCACGACTTCAACGTTGTGGCCCTTTTCCTTCCAGGCGGCGGCGGCCGCTTGCGCTTCCTCGATCATCTGGGTGCGCCATTCGGAGCCGACCCACCCGTTCGACAGACCGATCTTGAAGTCATCCGAAATGGCAGCCGAGGTCGAAAGCGCAGCTGCAGCCACGCTCGCAAGAGCGAGCAGAGTCAGTTTTTTCACAAGTTACCTCCCTAAGAATAACTGATGAAATCTGTAGCGGCATAATGAAATCGATTTCAATCGCAAACTGCGCGCAAACCGAAAATATTGCCGCCTTTCATGCTGCGGGATCTATCCGACGCTGAACAGGTTTGGGCCTCGAAGCGGCTGTCGCGAATTCCGATTAAACGACAGTTCTGCACCCGACCTCTGCGACAAATACGATCCATGACGGCCAAGAAGCGGGATTGAAGGCATACAAGCCTGGGCAGGTTCGTGATCTGCTCAAGGTCATGTCCCATGAGGTGGTGTAGCTCGGCGGTTTTGAGTCGCTCGCGAGCGCGCCGTTGATAGTGCTGTAGCGAGCGAGCGGCATCGAGGTGGTCATCGGCGCTTTCCGGTAGGGTGTGGTTGTTGACGCCAACCCATTCGGAAGGACCACCGATGACCAACGACATGATGAACCTGCGCACGCTCGTGGAGAAGACCCCTGATGCCGATCCCTTGCGGGAGATGACAATGCCGGCAACCGGGCCAAGATCGCGGCCAAGTTCGACATCATGCCTCTCTGCGGAAGTTCACACCTCTCAAGCGCTTTCGCGCTCAATGACCTCAAAGCCGACATCCACGCGTCGTGTCTCTATGGGTTTCCCTGCGATACGGGCGAGCAGTGCTTCAGCGGCCCGGCGGCCCAGCAGCGAACGATCAACCCTGATGGTCGAAAGGGTAGGAAAGGTATGCGCCGCAAAATCCTGATCGCTGAAGCCGATGACCGCGATCTCGCCAGGAATTTTCAGGCCGCGTGCCTGCGCTTCGATCACCACCCCATGGGCGAGGAGGTCGGAACTGCAGGAAATGGCACCATTGGAGAAATCTTGCTCCAACAGTTGCTTCAACCCGTTACGCCCGTTGGCGATCGATGCCGGCGTGTCGCAACAGACCACAGGTGGGCTCGGATAGCCGAGAGATGCCAGCTCTGTGGCGAAGGCGTCCTTGCGTCTGAGGGCGCGAGGGTCGCCGGCCGTGATCACCGCGGCGCGTTCGTAACCCTTCTTCTGCACATAACGCGCCGCCGCACGGCCGGCTTCCCAATGGGAAAAACCAACGCACACGTCG encodes:
- a CDS encoding LacI family DNA-binding transcriptional regulator, which produces MNPRPKIRDIAEKLGVSPATVSRALTGTGLVAEPTLSRILEAARALHYRPNVNARNLRTQRSMAVLLVVRDVGNPFYLDILKGVEATARAAGYSVLMGNTENDPDRETEYFDMLRDGHADGMILMTGKLPSKPGYLDDFPSNLPVVIALEVIENTSFPHVQIDNVAAAREAVRHLIGLGHRRIAHISGPVPEIMSLRRRDGYREAMAEAGLTIPAGYEPRGDYLLHTGQDACRALFALPEPPTAIFVANDEMAFGAIHELRRLGRDVPGDVSVVGFDDLYLSEAFYPPLTTVNQPRADIGRAAMIMLLGMFSGERAPQTPLVMPTTLRVRGTTAPARQ
- a CDS encoding ABC transporter permease; its protein translation is MSVASQVTRPSAASRVVEVAKNPLVIALLLIVVLLFVGEALSPGFASGQQILRLLIVASLLGIVAAGQNLVILGGREGIDLSVGGVVSLSALIAGNLMNGSDAGVPLALLACVAAGALFGLFNGLGVTLLRIPPLVMTLGMLGVLQGLLVVIRQGIPSGRAAPGLSSFFSQPFLLGLPGIIWLWILIGVLMALMLTRTVFGHRIYAIGSNEQAAYMAGVPVKRVRIALFMLSGVFAAIAGVCLLGYSGSSFANVGDQYMLPSIIAVVFGGTPLSGGKGGYTGTMAGAVLLVILQSILTTVNIDESGRQMVFGATLLLLMLFYGRGRAMRA
- a CDS encoding ABC transporter permease produces the protein MTSAASSPITTSGSIKRLFERFPFLPALLILVALLALNGLYQPRSLSFVGMTGLIKTYLALMMLAVAQTYVVFAGDLDLSAGAIVSLVNVVVVVLMEQWGGSGFSVIAALGVGLAVGLACGIVNGIVVAGLRLQAIVATFATSIFFTGLALYILPVAGTPAPAAFWRTYGGRFFEIPFVLYAVVALALLLYVLARTRLATQLLAVGDDSQAAFQTGLPVTAIRMKGYALCGLFAALAAFCITGDTASGDPLVGGKMTLFSVAAVVLGGSALSGGVGSVAGSVLGALIIGLINSLVFFVGTPSEWQNLVQGLAILIALMAGIMVGRRARA
- a CDS encoding sugar ABC transporter ATP-binding protein — its product is MPKLKLTGVSKAYGATQALRRGDLEIESGEVHVLIGSNGSGKSTLCKIVAGSVRPDGGEVLLDGKPVMLSGPQAARALGIGIFYQELSLAGHRSVAENICLSDLPMRAGVFVDRPALAERAARYIALFDNVAGDGFSAEATVESLRADQRQLVEIMKALATEAPVLIFDEPTSALDRAQVDRFFEILRQLKSGGRSIVFISHRMDEIFAIGDRVTVIRDGETVGIERIADTKPSSVIHMMVGGQNELAPPTGAPPAAHTAGKGTVLAIKGLAGPGFGNVGFDLAKGEILGFGGLHGQGQSAVLRAIFGAAPIAAGEIVLNGKPLQPGSPRDTIRHGCAYVSGDRNRDGVIHGRPIIENLTPVHHLRDRLLLALPSSLRDKSMTALEALHTKFAGLGQPINSLSGGNQQKVVIARWLIDRPDVLLLDDPTKGIDLSAKADLFALIRKLAEEGLGIVLYSSEDAELLNNADRILVFNGGSVTRELTGAERTRYNLYEAAYEAA
- a CDS encoding ABC transporter substrate-binding protein, which gives rise to MKKLTLLALASVAAAALSTSAAISDDFKIGLSNGWVGSEWRTQMIEEAQAAAAAWKEKGHNVEVVVQSANVDVPGQIAHIRNFIAEGVNAIIVNPNSPTAFDPVFAQAKEAGILVISTDAEVSSPDAIYVGIDQKAWGAAGAKWLAETLGGKGNVVAINGVAGHPANEMRVAGYKEVFGQYPDIKIVNEVNANWDQAQGQQAMQNLLATYPEINGVWVQDGMAAGAWKSIIDAGKSGDIAATGEIRKDFIDLWTQEKLNSGASVNPPGVMASALNVAVLMLQGKELKEPATAGQYGNAMYLQIPFIDSSNLAEAAKQLEGKPGYYSYTDQLSIEEAEALFN
- a CDS encoding LacI family DNA-binding transcriptional regulator — encoded protein: MEMVARLAGVSQVSVSRALNHPDKVAPETLARIQEAIRITGYLPNLVAGALASRRSGIIAALIPSITNLTYSSFLRPLIEATRLAGYQVILAETGFSLEDEQAMVQSLLSRQPEGMLLTGVHHSAECRRMLLGSGLPVVEVWDESETPIDVCVGFSHWEAGRAAARYVQKKGYERAAVITAGDPRALRRKDAFATELASLGYPSPPVVCCDTPASIANGRNGLKQLLEQDFSNGAISCSSDLLAHGVVIEAQARGLKIPGEIAVIGFSDQDFAAHTFPTLSTIRVDRSLLGRRAAEALLARIAGKPIETRRVDVGFEVIERESA